Genomic window (Rhododendron vialii isolate Sample 1 chromosome 4a, ASM3025357v1):
AGGCAGTTTTGGGGGATAATTAGCAATTAGACACCCGACGCTAACAAATAGTCATCGATTCGACCCCACTGTCAACCTCCGTAAAATCTTTGAAAGAATTCTCTTACTTGCTGAGGATCTATCCGTTTAAAATTTTCTGTTGGCGGCACGTAGTTAAAAGTTACCCAAACCTCTATCCATACACATTCCTAAAGCTGTACAGCTCTACCAGTAACCAAAACCAACACCTAATCTAAACTCCAGTTTCAAATCCATACAACTTCTATCATGAACCGTAGAACACCCAGCTCAAACcaagtctatttttttttttaaaagaactgGCGGCTCAATTCTGATGGGAGGGAGGAGACATTTACACACAATCTCAAACAGTACACTTTTATTGCAGATGCACACAAATTATTACAAAGCTTTCACacgtctttctttctttcactcTCACTCAACTCACATACTTCAAACACTCAATCCTACTGCCTTTTATAGGCTCCTAAATACAGATAACAAATACAGAAGACAACATATCATAAAAGCTAATTATAGAACACATATTGATGCATATTACAGACACATACAGCTCTTACACTTAATTCCTTTGCTCCTTTCTTTTCTGCTTCTTCTGgattttcttcttcccctttccaAAGGTCTCGACAAACCATTCGTGATACCTCCGAGTCAGAGCGGTCCCAATAACCAACCCAACTATTAGCCCACTTCCATACCCCATGAATATCACCATCCAGTAAATACCACTTGTAAACCCAGTTTCACCCTTTTGAGAGTTGTGTAGCGGTGGTGGTGAGGGCTTGGGATTTTCGCATGATGTCGACAGAGGGACACCACACAACCCGGGATTCCCGTCATATGAACTGTTTTCAAACGTATCGAATTGTTTCCCTCGAGGTATACGACCTGTGAAATGGTTATGCGAAACGTTCAAGACTGCAAGGAAAGTTAGTTGGATTAGTTGCTGAGGGATCGTCCCTGAGAGCATGTTTCGAGATAGGTCCAATGACTCGAGCGATGTCAGACTTGCCAAGGATGATGGGATAGGTCCAGTGAGATTGTTGTTGGAAATGTTTAGCACTTGAAGCCCTCTGAGACTTCCAAGAGATTCTGGAATTGCTCCACTGAATTTGTTGTTTGACAAATCTATGGCAACAAAGGTGCTTTGGATCTTCTCATATACCCTCTGTGTGCCTTTCTGTGCTATTGTGATTGAATAGCTATAATTACTAAAAACCCTTTCAGCACTTACATCCGCCTTCATGTATGTTAAATTTCCTCGCTCGACCATTTTCATTGCATTCCAGTTTTTGAAGTAATTGGACGGCAAGTTTCCCGAGAATTCGTTGTGAGAGAGGTCAATGATGCGAAGCTTTGGAAATGCCAAATTGATTTCTGGATTCTCAATGACACCATGGAACTTGTTAGACcgcaaaataagaacttttaaATCTGGAAGAGCTCCTAACAAGAAGGGGAATGTACCCTCCATATGATTATTTCCAAGAACTAGAGTTTGTAGCATTGTGCAATTTGCCAATGATGGTGGTACCTGCccatgaaattgattttcgcttAAATCAATCACCTTGATCCCGTTTGCGAATGTCTGAGGAATAATGCCATGAAAATTGTTGGAACGTAGATTGAGCACCAATAAATCCTCGCTAGAATTGGCCAAACATTGAGGAATCGTGCCATTTAAGCTATTGTAAGATAAGACAAGTTCATAAAGAGAACTATTGTGGCAGATTGATGGTGAAATTTCTCCAAAGAGTAAATTATTTGCGACACGATAATGAGTAGTGGATGGCGATGGAACTGGGAGAGATCCTTGCAACAGGTTAAAACTGAGGTCCAAAAATATCAGTGACTGCCATGGAATGAGGTCTGGAGACTTCTCAAAGCCTGTCAAAAAGTTTCTGCGTAGGTCAACGATTTGCATGTTTTCTTTGGTTATGTTCCACAACCAAAGTGGTATCTGAccatgaatttggttattggcaaaatacAGTCCCTCCAGTTCATTCTGAACACGGAGGAAATTTGGAAACTCCCCCAGGTTGCATGATGACAATGATACTACAGTGAACTTTGAAAGAGTAGTATTGGTACTGTTTGTTGCAAGAACTGTTATGTTGTTCCCTGATAATTGCAACCAAGTAAGGTGTGGGAGCTTCCGAAAAATGTCTAGCTCAACTGTACCACTCAAGTTGTTAAAACCAAGATTAAGCTTTTCAAGATCCTCGAGTTGAGAGATCGAGCTTGGAATCATGCCATGTAGTTGATTCCTGGAAAGGTCAAGAACTGTTAATCGGGTGAGGTTTCCTAGCCAAGATGGGATTCGACCAACTAGTTTATTTGAGCCAATGCCCAAGTAGGAAAGATCGGTTAGATTACCAACCGAATCTGGAATCGTCCTGGAGAAATTGCAACCGTATAAATCCAGTTCAATTAAGGATTCGAGATTACCAATACTACTTGGTAACGCTCCGGAGAAACTCGTTGTCCAAACTCCCAAACTCTTGAGGCGACTACTATGGTGAAATTCTGGCAGATAACCAGT
Coding sequences:
- the LOC131323478 gene encoding receptor-like protein 7, which encodes MGSSLYLCMLVMLCCFNLNKLTNSYASMQPLCHDDESSALLQFKHGFVLDKFASADPSAYPKVESWKLDGSSNDCCSWDGVECDHHTGRVIGLDLSSSFLHGSINSSSSLFNLVHLQRLNLADNDFNSSHIPTRIGSLSRLKSLNLSYSVFSGQIPWEISSLSKLAFLDLSQNFDSYSDDSLLKLEKPSLRDLVQNLTHLKVLNLGEVNISSKVPSVFSNRSSLTHLNLGSCLLNGEFPTAIFHLPNLQSLNVGKNKDLTGYLPEFHHSSRLKSLGVWTTSFSGALPSSIGNLESLIELDLYGCNFSRTIPDSVGNLTDLSYLGIGSNKLVGRIPSWLGNLTRLTVLDLSRNQLHGMIPSSISQLEDLEKLNLGFNNLSGTVELDIFRKLPHLTWLQLSGNNITVLATNSTNTTLSKFTVVSLSSCNLGEFPNFLRVQNELEGLYFANNQIHGQIPLWLWNITKENMQIVDLRRNFLTGFEKSPDLIPWQSLIFLDLSFNLLQGSLPVPSPSTTHYRVANNLLFGEISPSICHNSSLYELVLSYNSLNGTIPQCLANSSEDLLVLNLRSNNFHGIIPQTFANGIKVIDLSENQFHGQVPPSLANCTMLQTLVLGNNHMEGTFPFLLGALPDLKVLILRSNKFHGVIENPEINLAFPKLRIIDLSHNEFSGNLPSNYFKNWNAMKMVERGNLTYMKADVSAERVFSNYSYSITIAQKGTQRVYEKIQSTFVAIDLSNNKFSGAIPESLGSLRGLQVLNISNNNLTGPIPSSLASLTSLESLDLSRNMLSGTIPQQLIQLTFLAVLNVSHNHFTGRIPRGKQFDTFENSSYDGNPGLCGVPLSTSCENPKPSPPPLHNSQKGETGFTSGIYWMVIFMGYGSGLIVGLVIGTALTRRYHEWFVETFGKGKKKIQKKQKRKEQRN